The Streptomyces sp. NBC_01689 genome includes a window with the following:
- a CDS encoding class I SAM-dependent methyltransferase — MTPGFSGEVAEYYAKYRPGYPPPVIEALRVVFALDIEDIVLDLGCGTGQLALPLASRVRSVIGMDPEPDMLRLAGESAARQGVRNVTWVLGADTDVPAVGAAVGRRSLAMTVISQALHWMRHEELFRTLAPLFRAGGGIAVVANGTPLWLQDRAWSRALRAFMEAHFGTTLQATCGSGAEDRRRYAKALRTTGFTDVRETLIEYDTEMTLDQLIGSVFSAIPANELPRRDDRPAFAERMRRALPPGPYPESVRVSVLTALMT, encoded by the coding sequence ATGACTCCGGGTTTCAGTGGTGAGGTCGCCGAGTACTACGCCAAGTACCGTCCCGGGTACCCGCCTCCGGTCATCGAGGCCCTGCGTGTGGTCTTCGCACTCGACATCGAGGACATCGTGCTGGACCTCGGCTGCGGCACCGGTCAACTCGCTCTCCCTCTCGCCTCCCGGGTCCGTTCCGTCATCGGGATGGACCCGGAACCGGACATGTTGCGGCTCGCGGGGGAATCAGCCGCGCGACAGGGTGTGCGCAACGTGACCTGGGTGTTGGGCGCCGACACCGACGTTCCCGCGGTGGGAGCGGCGGTCGGGCGGAGATCCCTGGCCATGACGGTGATCAGCCAGGCACTTCACTGGATGCGGCACGAGGAACTCTTCCGCACGCTGGCGCCCCTGTTCCGCGCGGGCGGAGGCATCGCGGTGGTGGCCAATGGCACACCGTTGTGGCTGCAGGACCGGGCGTGGTCACGTGCTTTGCGCGCCTTTATGGAAGCCCACTTCGGTACGACGCTGCAGGCGACCTGCGGAAGCGGCGCAGAGGACCGGCGCCGTTACGCGAAGGCGCTCCGGACCACGGGGTTCACCGATGTAAGGGAAACGTTGATCGAGTACGACACGGAGATGACCCTCGACCAGCTCATCGGCAGCGTGTTCTCGGCGATCCCGGCGAACGAACTTCCGCGGCGGGATGATCGGCCTGCGTTCGCCGAGCGGATGCGCAGGGCGCTCCCGCCGGGCCCGTATCCCGAAAGCGTCCGGGTCTCCGTGCTCACGGCCCTGATGACCTGA
- a CDS encoding BlaI/MecI/CopY family transcriptional regulator, with the protein MPGKGRDDRRPHGELVADVLAVLWDAGRPMTAQQVNAVLDKGLARTTTATILTRLYDKGTLRRTPSGRGFAYEPVEDAPGLVAGRMRRELESEPRRDLVLRRFVSSLSDDDEETLRRLLLDAEDDSE; encoded by the coding sequence ATGCCGGGCAAGGGCCGAGACGACAGACGTCCGCACGGTGAGCTCGTCGCGGACGTGCTCGCGGTGCTGTGGGACGCGGGCAGGCCGATGACCGCGCAGCAGGTCAACGCGGTGCTCGACAAGGGGCTGGCGAGAACGACGACGGCCACCATCCTGACCCGCCTCTACGACAAGGGCACCCTGCGCCGGACCCCGTCGGGCCGCGGCTTCGCCTACGAGCCGGTGGAGGACGCACCCGGGCTCGTCGCCGGCCGTATGCGCCGTGAGCTGGAGAGCGAGCCGCGGCGGGACCTGGTGCTGCGGCGGTTCGTGTCCTCCCTGTCGGACGACGACGAGGAGACCCTGCGCCGTCTGCTCCTCGACGCCGAGGACGACTCCGAGTGA
- a CDS encoding M56 family metallopeptidase has product MTFVLVMVVPALAFPWGAAAVARRLAGLLPPREASWTLAATAVLAAAGTIAALVGLFHVPFLASLEQVPLRRVLEVWPAVVPAAGAAGSVLLVQTVLLVRRWFTHRAVLGHAWRLAARGTADGDLLVVAEDEVDAFALPGHRGRRGRIVVTSGMLNALKPGEREVLLAHERAHLSARHHLFSVAADLSTAVHPALRSLRESLGFHLERWADETAAAAVGNRKVAAAAIARAALAGSPKRDADAGHPLLSVATGPVPQRVEALLLPEPVAPRGGARRAGAVALAVAVTVSALAAIALAYGLHEYVEYAAVAVRAG; this is encoded by the coding sequence GTGACGTTCGTCCTGGTCATGGTCGTGCCGGCCCTCGCCTTCCCGTGGGGCGCCGCAGCGGTGGCCCGTCGCCTGGCCGGGCTCCTCCCGCCCCGGGAGGCGTCCTGGACACTGGCGGCCACGGCGGTCCTGGCCGCCGCCGGCACGATCGCGGCGCTCGTCGGGCTGTTCCACGTCCCGTTCCTCGCCTCGCTCGAACAGGTCCCCCTCCGGCGGGTGCTGGAGGTCTGGCCGGCGGTGGTTCCGGCGGCGGGCGCGGCCGGTTCGGTCCTGCTCGTGCAGACGGTTCTGCTGGTCCGGCGCTGGTTCACGCACCGGGCCGTGCTCGGGCACGCCTGGCGGCTGGCAGCCCGAGGGACGGCCGACGGCGACCTGTTGGTGGTGGCGGAGGACGAGGTGGACGCCTTCGCGCTTCCCGGCCACCGGGGCCGCCGGGGGCGGATCGTGGTGACCTCCGGCATGCTGAACGCCCTCAAGCCAGGCGAGCGCGAGGTGCTGCTGGCCCACGAGCGCGCCCATCTGTCCGCCCGCCACCACCTCTTCTCCGTGGCGGCGGACCTCTCCACGGCGGTCCACCCCGCGCTGCGGAGCCTGCGGGAGTCGCTCGGGTTCCACCTCGAACGCTGGGCGGACGAAACGGCGGCCGCGGCCGTCGGCAACCGCAAAGTCGCGGCCGCCGCCATCGCCAGGGCGGCCCTGGCCGGCTCTCCGAAGCGGGACGCCGACGCCGGGCACCCCCTGCTGTCGGTGGCGACCGGACCCGTACCGCAGCGGGTCGAGGCGCTGCTCCTGCCGGAGCCCGTGGCGCCGCGCGGCGGCGCCCGCCGGGCCGGCGCCGTCGCCCTGGCGGTCGCCGTGACGGTCTCGGCACTGGCCGCGATCGCGCTGGCCTACGGACTGCACGAGTACGTGGAGTACGCGGCCGTGGCCGTACGCGCGGGCTGA
- a CDS encoding actin-binding ADF family protein yields the protein MSGHIPVDDSCLDAFQELKGRRDVNTVVCRLSDSLESVVLESVGNLTHDELLKTLPADEPRHVVHDLLFASPDGARQEKVVLISWCPARATAEEKTAASSGYASLRDLLEGVQVYVPATEMSDVQYKALVSRSS from the coding sequence GTGAGCGGACATATCCCAGTGGACGACAGCTGTCTCGACGCCTTCCAGGAGCTGAAAGGGCGCCGGGACGTCAACACGGTGGTCTGCCGGCTCAGCGACAGCCTGGAGTCTGTCGTCCTGGAGTCCGTGGGCAACCTGACGCACGACGAACTGCTGAAGACCCTCCCGGCCGACGAGCCCCGGCACGTCGTTCACGACCTGCTGTTCGCGTCACCGGACGGGGCCCGGCAGGAGAAGGTCGTGCTGATCTCCTGGTGCCCGGCGCGGGCGACGGCCGAGGAGAAGACCGCGGCTTCGTCCGGGTACGCCTCACTGCGGGACCTGCTGGAGGGCGTCCAGGTCTACGTACCGGCCACGGAGATGTCCGACGTGCAGTACAAGGCGCTCGTGTCCCGGTCCTCGTGA
- a CDS encoding GPR1/FUN34/YaaH family transporter, producing MTTPPHDPDRPSPEQDFHGGGGAVPRVMLRPVATSLPLGYLAFGLGMIVLAADSLGWVEGEQVLVGVLLAAYAFPLQLVATVMAYLGRDTVGATTLGLFTTSWLAFGLVDILSRPGSTPTVLGVFSLSFGLVVAGLAVVSSRAKPLISAVLVLCSLRAVLDGLHVLTGSSGLQRAAGCVAVAAALGAAYLGFALLIENAWPRAVLPLLRRGEAVAAMEGRLSASPAGLHGEPGVREQL from the coding sequence ATGACCACACCGCCACATGACCCCGATCGTCCCTCCCCGGAGCAGGACTTCCACGGGGGAGGGGGCGCGGTGCCCCGGGTGATGCTGAGGCCCGTCGCCACCAGCCTTCCCCTCGGGTACCTGGCGTTCGGTCTGGGGATGATCGTCCTGGCCGCAGACAGTCTCGGCTGGGTGGAGGGCGAACAGGTGCTGGTCGGGGTCCTGTTGGCGGCCTATGCCTTCCCGCTGCAACTCGTCGCCACCGTCATGGCGTACCTCGGGCGGGACACCGTGGGAGCCACCACCCTCGGTCTGTTCACCACGAGCTGGCTGGCGTTCGGCCTCGTGGACATCCTCAGCCGTCCAGGGTCCACGCCGACGGTGCTCGGGGTGTTCTCCCTCTCCTTCGGTCTCGTCGTCGCGGGGCTGGCGGTCGTCTCCTCGCGTGCCAAGCCCCTGATCTCCGCGGTCCTCGTCCTGTGTTCCCTGCGAGCCGTGCTCGACGGGCTCCACGTCCTGACGGGCTCCTCCGGACTCCAACGCGCCGCCGGATGCGTAGCGGTGGCCGCCGCTCTGGGGGCCGCCTACCTCGGTTTCGCCCTGCTCATCGAGAATGCCTGGCCCCGCGCAGTCCTCCCCCTTCTTCGGCGCGGCGAGGCCGTGGCCGCCATGGAAGGCAGGCTCAGCGCCTCCCCGGCCGGACTCCACGGCGAACCCGGCGTACGTGAGCAGCTGTGA
- a CDS encoding discoidin domain-containing protein, with product MTTLSLWKASSVSDASVYVDRRRFVQLLGAAALVATVPVTLGSGSAHAQGRPGAAPDAIADTYYRVLLNHTHWSETQWDQARGYYTDKDFGFAVVLGNAVLLTHGAFDSDRAGIDEKTLKARTIATIQHFAASNRLAGGTQWGRTLFFDTTFQLYFVLAARLLWDELDEATRADVDTIAREQAAYTTGLGTGDDPNSGSWTPDGLLGGHVGDTKLEEMGVYAQSLAPGLAWATDDARHADWDKAFGKWSRNEAGLPQADLANPARVDGVRVSDNTARNLYDTFIVENHGSFGPHYQEELWRTSGRNAAHFIAAGRPLPEVLTNQPNGDELWRTLLGVMSDAGEPLMPMVNDREHLYGRDVIPLAFLAQVAGDRAAARAEAALAERLEAYQKYPPEYRLAKFSGEPKYEPEARAEVAISYLLHLWAAGQGRTVRPLTDRELFEQASGVTDFGTGPGLVSHQTAGAWAGAVTKPGFVKFAWQPAHDDWLFKLSGANPMFLPSTAAQVTGRQVRTYSRLRDGFDGSATLLSLTSGRAGLTTLPSGAVVYATTGVAAGEGHLEIHNLTMPGMPGLTGARTYRFEEGSATVTAQDARPAAGGARVDEVTFARTEVRHLRMRGVLPDPTYGYSLYAFEARDGSGGADLAQGGTATASSYDTGKEPALAVDGNATSRWAVSRADRPRADSWLAVDLGAAHTVDRVTLRWEAAAGRAYTVQGSADGQQWSDLVSWPEPDVSSKGGWLDVDGRAGLVVRGTERPLAVYGDTVVLADGPASALLAEGYPSMSPDKLRELARGTAPQTQDAGVRAALTEDHLSLFNLSDRQVTTRVDLPRSGSHAVLFEGRQTLTAQGTAYEARLDAATAELLPPRMVVDALFGGRLPAGLRAEVVDAATVRFSGASCRLRVTGQGHSEVTEVRAGRTTTVTLRGARAYPSDDLALARTVFPTNPLPPGMSDPSAAVDGDPHTAWKPGPDGRMVVDLGAEHPVREISTEWTGGHVPGLAVELSSDGLTYTRAGRLTGHGRSRGLTTDATARYVALATEAGQRDAARLTSFSVR from the coding sequence ATGACAACGTTGTCTTTGTGGAAGGCGTCAAGCGTGTCCGATGCGTCCGTGTATGTCGACCGCCGTCGTTTCGTCCAACTCCTGGGCGCCGCCGCGCTCGTGGCGACCGTCCCCGTCACGCTCGGAAGCGGCAGCGCGCATGCCCAAGGGCGGCCGGGCGCGGCTCCCGACGCCATCGCGGACACGTACTACCGTGTCCTGCTGAACCACACCCACTGGTCGGAGACGCAGTGGGACCAGGCGCGCGGCTACTACACGGACAAGGACTTCGGCTTCGCCGTGGTGCTCGGCAACGCCGTCCTGCTCACCCACGGCGCTTTCGACAGCGACCGCGCCGGGATCGACGAGAAGACCCTGAAGGCCAGGACGATCGCCACGATCCAGCACTTCGCCGCGTCGAACCGGCTCGCCGGCGGCACCCAGTGGGGCCGGACGCTCTTCTTCGACACCACCTTCCAGCTCTACTTCGTGCTGGCCGCACGGCTGTTGTGGGACGAGCTGGACGAGGCCACGCGGGCCGACGTCGACACGATCGCCCGCGAACAGGCCGCCTACACCACGGGACTGGGCACGGGCGACGACCCGAACTCGGGCAGCTGGACCCCGGACGGCCTGCTCGGCGGCCACGTGGGTGACACCAAGCTGGAGGAGATGGGTGTCTACGCGCAGTCCCTGGCCCCCGGGCTGGCCTGGGCCACGGACGACGCGCGGCACGCCGACTGGGACAAGGCCTTCGGCAAGTGGTCGCGCAACGAGGCGGGGCTGCCCCAGGCGGACCTGGCCAACCCGGCCCGGGTCGACGGCGTCCGCGTCTCCGACAACACCGCCCGCAATCTGTACGACACCTTCATCGTCGAGAACCACGGCTCCTTCGGCCCGCACTATCAGGAGGAGCTGTGGCGCACGTCCGGCCGCAACGCCGCTCACTTCATCGCCGCCGGGCGCCCGTTGCCCGAGGTGCTCACCAACCAGCCGAACGGGGACGAGCTGTGGCGCACCCTGCTCGGGGTGATGAGCGATGCCGGCGAGCCGCTGATGCCGATGGTAAACGACCGGGAGCACCTCTACGGCCGTGACGTCATCCCCCTCGCCTTCCTCGCCCAGGTGGCCGGCGACCGCGCGGCGGCCCGGGCGGAAGCGGCGCTCGCGGAGCGACTGGAGGCGTATCAGAAGTACCCGCCCGAGTACCGGCTGGCGAAGTTCTCGGGTGAGCCGAAGTACGAGCCGGAGGCACGCGCCGAGGTGGCCATCAGCTATCTCCTGCACCTGTGGGCCGCGGGTCAGGGCCGCACGGTGCGCCCCCTGACCGACCGGGAACTCTTCGAACAGGCCTCGGGGGTCACCGACTTCGGCACCGGCCCCGGACTGGTGTCCCACCAGACCGCCGGCGCGTGGGCGGGAGCCGTGACCAAGCCGGGCTTCGTGAAGTTCGCCTGGCAACCGGCGCACGACGACTGGCTGTTCAAGCTCAGCGGCGCCAACCCCATGTTCCTGCCCAGCACGGCGGCACAGGTGACCGGCCGCCAGGTGCGGACGTACAGCAGACTCCGCGACGGGTTCGACGGCAGTGCCACCCTGCTGAGCCTGACCTCCGGTCGCGCCGGCCTCACCACCTTGCCCTCGGGCGCCGTCGTCTACGCGACGACCGGGGTGGCGGCGGGGGAAGGGCACCTGGAGATCCACAACCTCACCATGCCCGGCATGCCGGGCCTGACGGGTGCGCGTACCTACCGCTTCGAGGAGGGCAGCGCCACGGTGACCGCGCAGGACGCCCGGCCGGCGGCCGGCGGCGCGCGTGTGGACGAGGTGACCTTCGCCAGGACGGAGGTGCGGCACCTTCGTATGCGGGGCGTGCTCCCCGATCCGACGTACGGCTACTCCCTCTACGCCTTCGAGGCCCGCGACGGTTCGGGCGGCGCCGACCTCGCCCAGGGCGGTACGGCGACCGCGTCCTCGTACGACACCGGTAAGGAGCCGGCGCTGGCGGTGGACGGCAACGCCACGAGCCGGTGGGCGGTGTCGAGGGCCGACCGGCCCCGCGCCGACAGCTGGCTCGCCGTCGACCTCGGAGCGGCGCACACGGTGGACCGGGTCACCCTCCGCTGGGAGGCCGCCGCCGGTCGCGCGTACACCGTGCAGGGTTCGGCCGACGGACAGCAGTGGAGCGACCTCGTCTCCTGGCCCGAGCCGGACGTCTCCAGCAAGGGCGGCTGGCTCGACGTCGACGGCCGGGCCGGCCTCGTCGTGAGGGGAACCGAGCGACCGCTCGCGGTGTACGGCGACACGGTCGTCCTCGCCGACGGTCCGGCGTCGGCCCTGCTGGCCGAGGGGTACCCGAGCATGTCTCCCGACAAGCTCCGCGAACTCGCCCGCGGGACCGCTCCGCAGACGCAGGACGCGGGTGTCCGCGCGGCTCTCACCGAGGATCACCTCAGCTTGTTCAACCTGTCCGACCGGCAGGTGACGACTCGCGTCGACCTTCCTCGATCCGGTTCGCACGCCGTGCTGTTCGAGGGACGCCAGACCCTCACCGCCCAAGGCACGGCCTACGAGGCCCGTCTCGACGCCGCCACGGCCGAACTGCTGCCGCCCCGCATGGTGGTCGACGCGCTGTTCGGAGGGCGGCTGCCCGCCGGGCTCCGGGCGGAGGTCGTCGACGCGGCCACCGTGCGCTTCAGCGGCGCGTCCTGCCGCCTCCGGGTGACCGGCCAGGGCCACAGCGAGGTGACCGAGGTCCGCGCCGGCCGTACCACCACCGTCACCCTGCGGGGCGCCCGGGCCTATCCGTCGGACGATCTCGCCCTGGCCCGCACGGTCTTCCCGACCAACCCGCTCCCGCCCGGCATGTCGGACCCCTCGGCGGCGGTGGACGGCGACCCGCACACGGCCTGGAAGCCCGGCCCCGACGGCCGCATGGTCGTCGACCTCGGTGCCGAGCATCCTGTACGGGAGATCAGTACCGAGTGGACCGGCGGTCACGTCCCCGGCCTCGCGGTGGAACTCAGCAGCGACGGTCTGACCTACACCCGGGCCGGCCGGCTCACGGGACACGGCAGAAGCCGCGGGCTCACCACCGACGCCACCGCCCGTTACGTGGCTCTGGCGACCGAAGCGGGTCAGCGCGACGCCGCCCGGCTGACGAGCTTCTCCGTACGCTGA
- a CDS encoding GNAT family N-acetyltransferase, with protein sequence MLELRTVESDDWPLWRELRLAALAEAPHAFGSTLADWQGPGDREERWRGRLSIPGARDLVALLDGLPVGMASGVPDEDGQSVELISLWVGPRARGRGVGDRLVQAVERWAAERGARTLRLSVMPDNHTAVALYERHGYTDTGEPGDLLPDGTGRERVMAKNLVVV encoded by the coding sequence ATGCTCGAACTGCGCACCGTGGAATCGGACGACTGGCCCCTCTGGCGCGAGCTGCGCCTCGCGGCGCTCGCCGAGGCACCCCACGCCTTCGGATCGACACTGGCCGACTGGCAGGGGCCGGGTGACCGGGAGGAGCGCTGGCGTGGCCGTCTGTCGATCCCCGGCGCGCGGGACCTCGTCGCACTCCTCGACGGGCTCCCGGTGGGCATGGCCAGCGGGGTGCCGGACGAGGACGGACAGAGCGTGGAGCTGATCTCCCTGTGGGTCGGCCCCCGGGCTCGGGGCCGGGGCGTCGGTGACCGTCTGGTCCAGGCGGTCGAACGCTGGGCGGCGGAGCGCGGTGCGAGAACGCTTCGGCTGTCCGTGATGCCGGACAACCACACCGCGGTCGCGCTCTACGAACGCCACGGCTACACGGACACCGGCGAACCGGGCGACCTCCTGCCCGACGGCACGGGCCGGGAGCGGGTGATGGCCAAGAACCTGGTCGTCGTGTGA